The following coding sequences are from one Gossypium hirsutum isolate 1008001.06 chromosome A12, Gossypium_hirsutum_v2.1, whole genome shotgun sequence window:
- the LOC107939061 gene encoding uncharacterized protein: MKGNKSYGNGSSWADQSDYSDPAAATSTANEKKSSSGGATAKYKQKVGDGLEKTKSVASTGMKKVKQGTSSGLQWIKDKYHKSTHKH; this comes from the coding sequence ATGAAAGGAAACAAGTCTTACGGCAATGGGTCATCATGGGCAGACCAATCGGACTACTCCGATCCAGCGGCTGCCACTAGTACTGCGAACGAGAAGAAAAGCAGCAGCGGTGGGGCAACCGCCAAGTACAAGCAGAAGGTCGGGGATGGGCTTGAGAAGACCAAATCTGTGGCTTCAACTGGGATGAAGAAGGTCAAACAAGGAACCTCCTCTGGGCTTCAATGGATCAAGGACAAGTATCATAAAAGTACCCACAAGCATTAG